One genomic window of Moorella glycerini includes the following:
- a CDS encoding phage tail tape measure protein, whose translation MGLETIYRLSVILKLSDLLSGPMRGAQVAVNKTNERLQALANTSKNLMAAGGAMTAAGTAILGAVLLPTKATFETQRALGELASVGVTDLQALEKAAMSFSNKWAGTTKAQFISAAYDIKGGISSLTDTGVAEYTRLAALTAKATKATTEEMTSLFATGYGIYKDMYNKLSDEAFGQMFSGGIAAAVNQFKSTGPQMAQALTTLGAAATSAKRPMEEQLTVLGMLQATMPGGEAGTKYRAFIQSAAKAGKELGLSFVDSKNQLLGVTEIIAKLRAKYGDTLDAIEKQQIAKAFGTDEAVAMIDLLYPKLDSLKDNIGNIREAMKGGTKVTLEMARAMNIDPGSRWQILGQQWQNLKEVVGGELLPTFNQIMDKTGGFLQRLTDLAQANPGVARSIGLVAAGAGVLLAALGGASLLIGGVGYMFTQLVKPLRLIREAAGPIQDAFLTLRIRGMYAADSLRKGFSTIRAGAASAGRGVAQLAISTAQLARRAAIAAAGGLRNMAVGLVQLARRGIMAAATALPGLIASVWSFTAALLANPITWVVMGVIALVAALVLLWRNWDAVTAAFARGWEWIKNVFTMGKQWLAEALTGMKNLIVGKFTEFKESGAALLQAFVDGLKSMVMQPYEVVKGGLAKLRRLLPFSDAKEGPLSQLTKSGGALITTLAGGIYAKQHVLYAAMSDVLGGAGLTPALAAGGEGFAAPPPGLAKTTSVNIREIFRERSITRERERSVETRRGGPLVALHYYGNDRAEARDLLRDLEAWLSRNQ comes from the coding sequence ATGGGATTAGAAACAATTTACAGGTTATCGGTCATCCTTAAACTGTCGGACTTGTTGAGCGGCCCCATGCGGGGGGCGCAAGTCGCCGTCAATAAAACCAATGAAAGACTCCAGGCTTTGGCTAATACCTCCAAGAACCTGATGGCTGCCGGGGGTGCCATGACCGCCGCCGGTACCGCTATATTGGGGGCGGTGTTGCTGCCCACCAAGGCCACCTTTGAGACGCAGCGGGCGCTGGGCGAACTGGCTTCCGTCGGCGTGACCGACCTGCAGGCACTGGAAAAGGCGGCCATGAGCTTCAGCAATAAGTGGGCCGGCACCACCAAGGCCCAGTTTATCAGCGCAGCTTACGACATCAAGGGAGGTATTTCCTCCCTGACGGATACTGGCGTGGCGGAGTACACCCGCCTGGCGGCCCTGACGGCCAAGGCCACAAAGGCCACTACCGAGGAAATGACGTCATTGTTCGCCACTGGGTACGGGATCTATAAAGACATGTACAATAAGCTGTCCGATGAGGCGTTCGGGCAGATGTTCTCGGGCGGGATCGCGGCGGCGGTAAATCAATTCAAATCCACCGGCCCACAGATGGCGCAGGCCCTGACCACATTGGGGGCCGCGGCTACCAGCGCCAAGCGGCCCATGGAGGAGCAGCTGACTGTCCTGGGTATGCTGCAGGCTACCATGCCAGGTGGTGAGGCCGGAACTAAGTACCGGGCCTTTATCCAGTCGGCGGCCAAGGCCGGGAAGGAACTGGGCCTGTCGTTCGTGGACAGCAAAAACCAGCTACTGGGCGTTACTGAGATCATCGCCAAACTACGGGCTAAGTACGGGGATACCCTGGACGCTATCGAAAAACAGCAGATCGCCAAAGCCTTCGGCACCGACGAAGCAGTGGCCATGATCGATCTGTTGTATCCAAAGTTGGATTCTCTCAAAGACAATATCGGCAACATCCGCGAGGCCATGAAAGGCGGCACTAAGGTCACCCTGGAGATGGCCAGGGCCATGAACATTGACCCAGGTTCCCGGTGGCAGATATTAGGTCAGCAATGGCAGAACCTCAAGGAAGTCGTTGGTGGTGAACTCCTACCAACTTTTAACCAGATTATGGATAAGACAGGCGGCTTCCTGCAACGTTTGACGGACCTGGCGCAAGCAAACCCCGGCGTGGCACGCAGCATTGGGTTGGTTGCTGCTGGAGCAGGCGTTTTATTGGCTGCGTTAGGAGGGGCCTCTCTCCTAATTGGGGGTGTGGGCTATATGTTTACTCAATTAGTTAAACCCTTACGTTTAATTAGGGAGGCTGCTGGGCCGATACAGGACGCCTTTCTTACCCTCCGCATCCGGGGCATGTACGCCGCCGACTCCCTGCGCAAGGGCTTCAGCACCATCCGGGCCGGGGCGGCCAGCGCCGGGCGCGGCGTGGCCCAGCTGGCCATCAGCACCGCCCAGCTGGCCCGGCGGGCGGCTATAGCGGCGGCGGGCGGCCTGCGCAATATGGCGGTGGGCCTGGTACAGCTGGCCCGGCGCGGCATTATGGCGGCGGCCACCGCCCTGCCCGGCCTGATCGCTTCGGTGTGGAGCTTTACGGCGGCGCTTTTGGCCAACCCCATCACCTGGGTGGTGATGGGAGTTATCGCCCTGGTGGCGGCTCTGGTCCTCCTGTGGCGCAACTGGGACGCGGTGACGGCGGCCTTCGCCAGGGGCTGGGAGTGGATCAAGAACGTCTTTACCATGGGTAAGCAGTGGCTGGCCGAGGCCCTGACGGGCATGAAAAACCTCATTGTGGGCAAGTTCACCGAATTTAAAGAGTCCGGCGCGGCCCTGCTGCAGGCGTTCGTAGACGGCTTGAAGAGCATGGTCATGCAGCCTTACGAAGTGGTTAAGGGCGGGCTGGCCAAGCTACGCAGGCTGCTCCCCTTCTCCGACGCCAAGGAAGGCCCGCTGTCGCAGCTCACTAAAAGCGGCGGAGCCTTGATAACCACACTGGCAGGCGGCATCTACGCCAAGCAGCATGTGCTATACGCTGCCATGAGCGACGTGCTGGGCGGCGCGGGGCTTACTCCGGCCCTGGCCGCCGGTGGCGAGGGGTTCGCCGCCCCGCCGCCCGGACTGGCCAAGACGACATCCGTCAATATTCGTGAGATTTTCCGTGAGCGGTCTATTACCAGGGAACGGGAACGCAGCGTGGAAACCCGCCGGGGCGGGCCGCTGGTGGCCCTACATTACTACGGCAACGACCGGGCGGAAGCAAGGGACCTGCTGCGGGATCTGGAAGCCTGGTTGAGCCGCAACCAGTAA
- a CDS encoding LysM peptidoglycan-binding domain-containing protein, whose product MATIKIDNDNGEVMVGNTVLPGVFESIEVEDDTQADQVEIQGKEKRSNQRIAYNPTRIRLNLTLLNDESGPAVQKLEAIHKIYRPSRSVNTPQVYSIISPEAQAHGVDQVTFASLRSRSTNLDDTIFVNLEFEEYIAVTVPVRERPVSGSTTTYTVVKGDTLSGIAARFGTTVQALATANNIADVNLIYVGQKLVIPSGAASSSPSPAPAQTAKDSLSWTTEDIAMAQDDDMPS is encoded by the coding sequence GTGGCGACCATAAAAATCGACAACGACAACGGCGAGGTGATGGTGGGCAACACGGTACTGCCTGGCGTTTTTGAAAGCATCGAGGTGGAAGACGACACCCAGGCCGACCAGGTGGAGATCCAGGGCAAGGAAAAGCGCTCTAACCAGCGGATAGCATATAACCCTACCCGGATCAGGCTGAACCTCACCCTTTTAAACGACGAATCCGGGCCTGCGGTGCAGAAACTGGAGGCCATTCATAAAATCTACCGGCCATCGCGGAGCGTTAACACGCCGCAGGTCTATAGCATTATCTCCCCGGAAGCCCAGGCCCACGGGGTGGACCAGGTGACCTTCGCCTCCTTGAGAAGCCGGAGCACCAACCTGGACGACACCATTTTCGTCAACCTGGAATTCGAGGAATACATCGCGGTGACCGTCCCGGTCCGGGAACGCCCGGTGAGCGGCAGCACGACCACCTATACCGTGGTCAAAGGCGACACCTTGAGCGGGATTGCGGCCCGGTTTGGGACCACCGTCCAGGCCCTGGCAACGGCCAACAACATCGCCGACGTAAACCTTATCTATGTGGGCCAAAAACTGGTCATCCCGTCCGGTGCAGCAAGTTCATCACCGTCGCCCGCCCCGGCGCAAACGGCGAAGGATTCCCTCTCTTGGACCACGGAGGATATCGCCATGGCCCAGGACGACGACATGCCAAGTTAA